A region from the Nymphalis io chromosome 9, ilAglIoxx1.1, whole genome shotgun sequence genome encodes:
- the LOC126770633 gene encoding cytosolic Fe-S cluster assembly factor NUBP2 homolog — MLEDVKQVILVLSGKGGVGKSTVSTQLALTLKENGFKVGLLDIDLCGPSVPYLLNLEDQNIHQGPEGWIPVYLDKEKKLGVMSIGFILKSRNDAVVWRGPKKTSMIKQFLEDVSWQDLDYLIIDTPPGTSDEHITVMENLRQVPKCSAILVTTPQQVAIEDVRKEITFCRKTGIPIMGLIENMSGYECPTCSECTNIFSTGGGKSLAEISKIKYLGSIPIDPRIGALAGKGVAAVKELPECTTSKVFNDLINYLSNTTPNGS, encoded by the exons atgttagaAGACGTAAAACAAGTTATATTAGTTCTATCAGGAAAAGGTGGAGTGGGAAAATCGACAGTGAGCACACAGTTAGCTTTAACTCTTAAAGAAAACGGATTTAAG gttGGGCTACTCGATATTGATTTATGTGGACCGAGTGTTCCCTATCTTCTAAATTTAGAAGACCAGAACATTCATCAAGGTCCAGAGGGTTGGATTCCGGTGTATTTAGACAAGGAAAAAAAGTTAGGTGTCATGTCTATTGGTTTTATTCTGAAGTCTCGTAATGACGCAGTTGTGTGGAGGGGACCTAAGAAAACATCTATGATTAAACAGTTCTTGGAAGATGTCTCTTGGCAGGATTTGGACTATCTCATAATCGATACTCCTCCAG GAACGTCAGATGAACACATCACAGTGATGGAGAACCTACGTCAGGTGCCTAAATGCTCTGCAATACTGGTTACAACTCCACAACAAGTTGCTATAGAGGATGTCCGTaaagaaataacattttgtCGAAAAACTGGTATACCAATCATGGGCCTCATTGAAAATATGAGTGG aTATGAATGTCCAACATGCAGTgaatgtacaaatatattttcaacggGAGGAGGGAAGTCCCTTGCAGAGATATCAAAGATAAAATATCTGGGAAGTATACCCATAGACCCTAGAATCGGGGCATTAGCTGGCAAAGGTGTTGCCGCTGTGAAGGAGTTACCAGAATGTACAACAAGCAAAGTTTTTAatgacttaataaattatttatcaaacacAACTCCAAATGGttcataa